ATTGATAATTTCAACGGCTTCATGAATATTGTGGGTCAGCGGTTTTTCGCAGTACACATCTTTGCCCGCTTCCAAGGCCGCCAACGTAATATAGGCATGCCAATGATCCGGGGTCGCAATGCATAAGGCATCAATATCATCACGAGCGATGACTTCGCGAAAATCGTTGTATCCTTTACAGTCTGCCGTGCCTCTTGACGGATGGCCTTCGTAAAAAGTGTTGACGCGATTTAAAAGGGCGGTGCGCCGTGTTGTATCCACGTCACACACTGCTACGATTTGGCAGCGTTTGTGATTTAAAAATCCTTCGGCCAGGTAGCTGCCTTGTTTACCGGCGCCTATAAATCCCATCGTAATGCGA
The nucleotide sequence above comes from Candidatus Hydrogenedentota bacterium. Encoded proteins:
- a CDS encoding Gfo/Idh/MocA family oxidoreductase; this encodes MRTNRRNFLKQVSILSAAPLILPSRLWSSEPKANDRITMGFIGAGKQGSYLAEGFLNHKRCQIVAVCDVDTTRRTALLNRVNTFYEGHPSRGTADCKGYNDFREVIARDDIDALCIATPDHWHAYITLAALEAGKDVYCEKPLTHNIHEAVEIINKVKETGRILQTGSMQRSMKEFRVACELVRNGAIGKIDRVLCSFGVPGIPCDLPEEEMEPGLDWDMWLGPA